In one window of Frigoriglobus tundricola DNA:
- a CDS encoding complex I subunit 4 family protein, with the protein MPESDLLWLSLLVFMPAACAAGLLVFPSKWTEAMRWWALFGSAGTLSVALCVVVGYYNLLDSHLDANGMPRQSVHTRLDARADQAASNAAQPVPKALQSADWIVRRPWIAVLNAQYALGVDGISLPLVVLTALVSLLAVAASWTIDRSVRGYLALLLLLETGVIGAFLALDFLFFYFAYELMLIPMYVLIGFWGGERRRYAALKFVIYTLLGGVCLLVAMIALYSVNVRDFVDQEEVKRRATENAKIEFGPEPSPVQLTQALARVEIHTFDFVTLAKVGRAVALVLSGQEERLAVKTKVIEEPNRGDDPTKVRLFAPGVDRASALARLKTQPVCTSQFQYYIFALLFLGFAVKVPIVPLHSWLPDAHVEAPTPVSMILAGVLLKLGGYGLIRVAFPICPWAAAELAWWVGLVGVIGIVYGALVAMGQTDFKKLLAYSSVSHMGFVVLGLASWGSAARAQYWQWGVDGALFQMVAHGVTATALFFIVGVVYDRAHHRDLNRLGGLKEPMPLFAGMSAILFFASMGLPGLCGFVGEFCVLMAAWNYSPALAIPAVLSVILTAGYLLWTWQRVYLGTNPATRDFPELTPREAACLLPLVVLAILLGVVPGMMLFNWMDPSVSGWIENMSPLKP; encoded by the coding sequence ATGCCCGAATCGGACCTGCTCTGGCTGTCGCTCCTCGTGTTCATGCCGGCGGCATGCGCGGCCGGGCTCCTCGTGTTCCCCTCGAAGTGGACCGAGGCGATGCGCTGGTGGGCGCTGTTCGGCTCCGCCGGCACGCTCTCGGTGGCGCTCTGCGTCGTCGTCGGCTATTACAACCTCCTCGACAGCCACCTCGACGCCAACGGGATGCCGCGGCAGTCCGTCCACACCCGCCTCGACGCCCGTGCGGACCAAGCGGCCAGTAACGCGGCCCAGCCGGTGCCCAAGGCGCTCCAGTCCGCCGACTGGATCGTCCGCCGGCCGTGGATCGCGGTCCTCAACGCCCAGTACGCGCTGGGCGTGGACGGCATCAGCCTGCCGCTCGTCGTTCTCACCGCGCTCGTGTCGCTCCTCGCGGTCGCGGCCAGTTGGACGATCGATCGATCGGTGCGCGGGTACCTCGCGCTCCTGCTGCTGCTCGAAACCGGCGTGATCGGAGCGTTCCTCGCGCTCGACTTCCTGTTCTTCTACTTCGCGTACGAGCTGATGCTGATCCCGATGTACGTGCTCATCGGGTTCTGGGGCGGGGAGCGCCGCCGGTACGCCGCCCTCAAGTTCGTCATCTACACGCTCCTCGGCGGCGTCTGTCTCCTGGTAGCTATGATCGCGCTGTACTCCGTGAACGTGCGCGACTTCGTGGACCAGGAGGAAGTGAAGCGCCGCGCGACGGAGAACGCGAAGATCGAATTCGGCCCGGAGCCGTCCCCGGTGCAGTTGACCCAGGCGCTGGCGCGCGTCGAGATCCACACGTTCGACTTCGTCACCCTGGCGAAGGTCGGGCGGGCCGTCGCGCTGGTCCTCAGTGGTCAGGAGGAGCGGCTGGCGGTGAAGACAAAGGTGATCGAGGAGCCGAACAGGGGGGACGACCCGACCAAGGTGCGGTTGTTCGCGCCGGGTGTGGACCGCGCCTCCGCGCTCGCGCGGCTGAAGACGCAACCGGTGTGTACGAGCCAGTTCCAGTACTACATTTTCGCCCTCTTGTTCCTCGGCTTCGCGGTGAAGGTGCCCATCGTTCCGCTCCACTCGTGGCTCCCGGACGCGCACGTCGAAGCGCCCACACCCGTGAGCATGATCCTGGCGGGCGTGCTGCTGAAACTCGGCGGCTACGGTCTCATCCGCGTCGCGTTCCCGATCTGCCCGTGGGCGGCGGCCGAGCTGGCGTGGTGGGTCGGGCTGGTCGGGGTGATCGGCATCGTGTACGGCGCCCTGGTCGCGATGGGGCAGACCGATTTCAAGAAGCTGCTGGCGTACTCGTCGGTCAGTCACATGGGCTTCGTGGTCCTCGGCCTCGCGAGTTGGGGCAGCGCGGCGAGGGCTCAATACTGGCAGTGGGGCGTGGACGGCGCGCTGTTCCAGATGGTCGCCCACGGCGTCACCGCGACGGCCCTGTTCTTCATCGTCGGCGTGGTGTACGACCGCGCCCACCACCGCGACCTCAACCGCCTGGGCGGCCTGAAAGAGCCGATGCCCCTCTTCGCCGGTATGAGCGCGATCCTGTTTTTCGCGTCAATGGGCCTGCCGGGCCTGTGCGGGTTCGTGGGCGAGTTCTGCGTCCTCATGGCCGCGTGGAACTACTCGCCGGCACTGGCGATCCCGGCCGTGCTGAGCGTGATTCTCACCGCGGGCTACCTGTTGTGGACGTGGCAGCGCGTCTACCTGGGAACGAACCCGGCCACGCGCGACTTTCCCGAACTGACGCCGCGCGAGGCGGCGTGCCTGCTCCCGCTCGTGGTGCTGGCGATCCTGCTCGGGGTCGTTCCGGGAATGATGCTTTTCAACTGGATGGACCCGAGCGTGAGTGGGTGGATCGAAAACATGTCCCCGTTGAAACCGTGA
- a CDS encoding flagellar basal body P-ring protein FlgI has protein sequence MPIATIVLAVLTLVPRQAERALYGYGIVIGPPGSGGHEPLTRQLTGDLLELRCGLPTYLAQPFAGLLERAGAVSAVLVASSVTAGAQVGEQLNAIVCPLDSASDLRGRFLLGTGLRAPDGVVYAIAWGRAFGGGPFKATRLRAVVTAPVPAR, from the coding sequence ATGCCCATCGCCACGATTGTCCTGGCCGTCCTGACTCTCGTGCCGCGACAGGCTGAGCGCGCACTCTACGGGTACGGCATCGTGATCGGTCCGCCCGGCAGCGGTGGTCATGAGCCCCTGACGCGCCAACTGACCGGTGACCTGCTCGAACTCCGATGTGGATTGCCGACCTATCTCGCGCAACCGTTCGCCGGGCTACTTGAGCGAGCGGGGGCCGTTTCAGCCGTCCTTGTCGCTAGTAGCGTCACGGCGGGTGCGCAAGTGGGTGAACAGTTAAATGCCATCGTGTGCCCGCTCGATAGCGCCTCCGACCTGCGGGGCAGATTCCTGCTCGGCACGGGCTTACGGGCGCCCGACGGGGTCGTTTATGCGATCGCGTGGGGCCGCGCGTTCGGTGGAGGGCCGTTCAAGGCGACACGACTCAGGGCCGTGGTCACGGCGCCAGTTCCGGCCAGATGA
- a CDS encoding RNA polymerase sigma factor, producing MPHYDEAELVAGLRVGSNDAYAELVRIHAGAMTAVARRFFGDAEAAEAVQDAFVSAFRAMATFEGTAKLGTWLHRITVNACLLKLRGRKRSRLVPLEDDAPTDAVECDSGLSQAETCERVREGVERLPDAYRTVIRLRDLEGLSTEETAARLGTNCGAVKTRLHRARQALKSVLEAQFANAV from the coding sequence ATGCCGCACTACGACGAAGCCGAATTGGTCGCGGGCTTACGAGTCGGGAGTAACGATGCCTACGCGGAACTGGTCCGCATACACGCCGGCGCAATGACGGCCGTGGCCCGCCGGTTCTTCGGCGACGCCGAAGCGGCGGAAGCCGTGCAGGACGCGTTCGTGTCGGCGTTCCGGGCGATGGCGACGTTCGAGGGCACCGCGAAACTCGGTACGTGGTTGCACCGCATCACCGTGAACGCCTGCCTGCTGAAGTTGCGTGGCCGGAAACGGTCGCGGCTCGTGCCACTGGAAGACGACGCCCCGACGGACGCGGTCGAATGCGACAGCGGGCTGTCACAGGCTGAGACGTGCGAGCGCGTCCGCGAGGGCGTCGAGCGGCTCCCGGACGCGTACCGGACCGTGATCCGGCTCCGCGACCTCGAAGGGCTGAGCACGGAGGAGACGGCCGCACGGCTGGGCACGAATTGCGGCGCGGTGAAGACGCGCCTGCACCGCGCCCGGCAGGCGCTCAAGAGCGTTCTGGAAGCGCAGTTCGCGAACGCGGTGTGA
- a CDS encoding sigma 54-interacting transcriptional regulator yields MSDSEQPADREEVAALRAIVEGTARYTGEEFFRSLVRNLSAATGVPNAFVAEFADQRTRVRSLAYWENGRFLPPDEWDLAGTPCEDVLEGNFCHHPTDVRHKFASDPGSAEVESYLGVPLRDANGAVLGHLAVFDTKPMPPEPRLLYTFQIFAARAAAELDRLKFEKMLKDSEERFRDLFEEAPIAYVHEDLDSRFLRANRTALRILGLKPEEVAGTVGTALVPDTPEARRRVKDAFASISRGTDPGGLVLELCRKDDGRSVWVQWWSRPDPGGKFTRTMFIDVTERVLMEQEKARLQQQNRYLQEEIKAAHNFDEIVGRSPALVSVLQRVSKVAGTDSTVLITGETGTGKELVARAIHSASPRKGKPLIKLNCAALPAGLVESELFGHEKGAFTGATARKAGRFELADGGTLFLDEVGELPLETQAKLLRVLQEREFDRVGGTAPVKADVRVIAATNRDLAKMAKEGKLREDLFYRLNVFPVRLPPLRERTGDIPLLVRFFVNRFAGRMGKRIETVSRETLDLLVAYSWPGNIRELENVLERAVILSDGPELEIDPEVLPVAGATVDSASPDESGQNLVRVETDHIRGVLTQTGWVIEGPNGAAKVLGLHPNTLRSRMKKLGISRPGHDAT; encoded by the coding sequence ATGTCCGACTCGGAGCAACCCGCCGACCGCGAGGAAGTCGCGGCCCTCCGCGCGATCGTCGAGGGCACCGCCCGGTACACGGGCGAAGAATTCTTCCGCTCGCTCGTGCGGAACCTCAGCGCCGCGACCGGTGTCCCGAACGCGTTCGTCGCCGAGTTCGCCGACCAGCGGACGCGGGTCCGGTCGCTCGCGTACTGGGAGAACGGCCGGTTCCTCCCGCCGGACGAGTGGGATCTGGCCGGCACCCCGTGCGAGGACGTGCTCGAGGGGAATTTCTGCCACCACCCGACCGACGTGCGGCACAAATTCGCGTCGGACCCCGGCTCAGCGGAGGTGGAGAGCTATCTGGGTGTGCCGCTCCGTGACGCCAACGGCGCCGTTCTCGGGCACCTCGCGGTGTTCGATACCAAACCGATGCCCCCCGAACCGCGGTTGCTGTACACGTTTCAGATCTTCGCCGCCCGCGCCGCCGCCGAACTGGACCGCTTGAAGTTCGAGAAGATGCTGAAGGACAGCGAGGAGCGCTTTCGCGACCTGTTCGAAGAGGCGCCGATCGCGTACGTCCACGAAGACCTTGATTCCCGGTTCCTGCGCGCCAACCGCACGGCCCTCCGCATCCTCGGTCTCAAACCGGAGGAGGTGGCCGGCACCGTCGGCACCGCACTCGTGCCCGACACGCCGGAAGCCCGGCGGCGCGTGAAAGACGCGTTCGCGTCGATCAGCCGCGGCACCGACCCGGGTGGCCTCGTGCTCGAACTGTGCCGCAAGGACGACGGCCGCTCGGTCTGGGTCCAGTGGTGGTCGCGCCCCGATCCCGGCGGCAAGTTCACCCGCACCATGTTCATTGACGTCACCGAGCGGGTACTGATGGAGCAGGAGAAGGCGCGGCTCCAGCAGCAGAACCGCTACCTGCAAGAGGAGATCAAAGCGGCCCACAACTTCGACGAGATCGTCGGCCGCAGCCCGGCGCTCGTGTCGGTGCTCCAGCGCGTGTCGAAGGTGGCGGGGACCGATTCGACGGTGCTAATTACCGGCGAAACCGGCACCGGCAAGGAGCTGGTGGCACGGGCGATCCACTCCGCCAGCCCGCGGAAGGGTAAGCCGCTCATCAAACTGAACTGCGCCGCGCTGCCCGCGGGCCTTGTCGAGAGCGAGCTGTTCGGGCACGAGAAGGGCGCCTTCACCGGCGCCACCGCGCGCAAAGCGGGGCGGTTCGAACTGGCCGACGGCGGCACGCTGTTCCTCGACGAGGTGGGCGAGTTGCCCCTGGAAACGCAGGCGAAGCTGCTCCGCGTGTTGCAGGAGCGCGAGTTCGACCGCGTCGGCGGAACGGCACCGGTCAAGGCCGACGTGCGGGTGATCGCCGCGACCAACCGCGACCTCGCGAAGATGGCGAAGGAGGGGAAGCTCCGCGAGGACCTCTTCTATCGTCTCAACGTGTTCCCGGTCCGGCTCCCACCGCTCCGGGAGCGAACGGGCGACATCCCGCTCCTGGTGCGGTTCTTCGTGAACCGCTTCGCCGGTCGGATGGGCAAGCGGATCGAGACCGTGAGCCGGGAGACGCTCGATCTGCTGGTCGCCTACTCGTGGCCGGGTAACATCCGCGAACTCGAAAATGTCTTGGAGCGGGCCGTGATCCTCTCCGACGGCCCCGAACTGGAAATCGACCCCGAGGTGCTGCCGGTCGCAGGAGCTACAGTCGATTCGGCTTCACCCGATGAGAGCGGGCAGAACCTGGTCAGAGTCGAGACGGATCACATCCGGGGCGTGTTAACCCAAACCGGCTGGGTGATCGAGGGGCCGAACGGGGCCGCGAAGGTGCTCGGCCTGCACCCGAACACGCTTCGCAGCCGGATGAAAAAGCTCGGCATCTCGCGGCCCGGCCACGACGCGACATAG
- a CDS encoding PH domain-containing protein has product MTTDQSQPVATPPATTDQAQPAGAPPAATDGTCRVPAHGAKNDPYADCPVHKYVVIVPWSAQVLVAILLAQTLYFKFTYAPQTRYIFEPLGGRPVATAVGLFELLAVVLILIPRTAAIGAVLALGLIGGAIMTHLTTLGISVVDPETGERDGGLLFSMALAIAFASLVVLWYRWADLPLIGRLARR; this is encoded by the coding sequence ATGACGACCGACCAGTCCCAGCCCGTCGCGACGCCCCCGGCTACGACCGACCAAGCCCAACCCGCCGGGGCGCCCCCGGCTGCGACCGACGGCACCTGCCGCGTCCCCGCACACGGAGCCAAAAATGACCCGTATGCCGATTGTCCCGTTCACAAGTACGTCGTGATCGTGCCCTGGTCGGCACAGGTTCTGGTGGCGATTCTTCTCGCACAAACGTTGTACTTCAAGTTCACGTACGCGCCGCAGACCCGGTACATCTTCGAACCGCTGGGCGGGCGGCCGGTGGCCACGGCCGTCGGCCTGTTCGAACTGTTGGCCGTGGTCCTGATCCTGATCCCGCGGACCGCGGCGATCGGCGCAGTGTTGGCGCTGGGGCTGATCGGCGGGGCGATCATGACGCACCTCACCACGTTGGGCATATCGGTAGTCGATCCCGAAACCGGCGAGCGCGACGGCGGCCTCCTGTTCTCCATGGCGCTGGCGATCGCGTTCGCGTCGCTGGTGGTCCTGTGGTACCGCTGGGCCGACTTGCCGCTGATCGGCCGGCTGGCACGGCGGTGA
- a CDS encoding DinB family protein → MLETTCTCEPMAVRPLIGLLHQLFDLIETLTDDEYARKPVGVVESSIGGHVRHNLDHIEALLNGLPSGQLCYDHRDRGTNVERDRLAALGAILRLEGALLAFPWSEVPAVVVLDALVAPDLPPVQATTSAERELAFVVSHTIHHNALVRVMVKWLGRTVPADFGYAPSTIARR, encoded by the coding sequence ATGCTCGAAACGACGTGTACCTGTGAACCGATGGCGGTGCGCCCACTCATCGGTCTTCTGCACCAGCTCTTCGACCTCATCGAAACGCTCACCGACGACGAGTACGCCCGGAAGCCGGTGGGCGTGGTGGAAAGCTCCATCGGGGGGCACGTCCGACACAACCTCGATCACATCGAAGCCCTGCTCAACGGGCTACCGTCCGGCCAGTTGTGCTACGACCACCGCGACCGCGGAACGAACGTCGAGCGCGACCGGCTCGCGGCGCTGGGCGCGATCCTGCGGCTCGAAGGTGCATTGCTCGCGTTCCCCTGGAGCGAGGTGCCCGCGGTCGTGGTCCTCGACGCGCTCGTGGCACCCGACCTGCCGCCCGTACAGGCGACCACGAGTGCGGAGCGGGAACTGGCCTTTGTCGTCAGCCACACGATCCACCACAACGCACTCGTCCGGGTTATGGTGAAGTGGCTCGGGCGAACGGTGCCGGCCGACTTTGGCTACGCGCCGTCCACGATCGCCCGGCGGTAA
- a CDS encoding VTT domain-containing protein yields MTALPFLDSATGPVLLALLVVATFVSEDLTCLGAGALIAAGRVDWFAGVAACFVGITLGDAGVWLVGRAAGSRTWVKRRLPEPRLAELTDWLGRHAGAAAFVSRFLPGTRVPLLLAAGVTRRGGSRYLLWAFVAALVWVPLVVLSVALFGTTVPRWVLLAGACGALVAQRVLSRLATRTGRAQLQASVSRLWRWEFWPAWVFYLPLVPWYFALGVRYRSFTVWTAANPGIPAGGVVGESKSDILAKLPPERIVPTLLVPAGTHADRIRTLREAIGHGWAFPLVLKPDAGQRGAGVKKVSDAVEAEKYLLANPGPIVAQPFHAGPFEAGVFYYRVPGESVGHVFSITDKVFPVVVGDGHSTLAHLIWSHPRYRMQAATFLTRHAADADRVIAAGERFPLALAGNHCQGTLFRDGAHLITPELEAAFDAVAKQFEGFWIGRFDVRYADPNEFRAGRGFAIVELNGATSESTNLYDPSWSLWRAYRTLFRQWELLFRIGAANRALGHAPIRVRELFRVIRSHYRDRAVTALAD; encoded by the coding sequence GTGACCGCCCTGCCCTTTCTCGACTCCGCGACCGGCCCGGTACTGTTGGCCCTGCTCGTCGTCGCGACGTTCGTTTCGGAGGATCTGACGTGCCTCGGAGCCGGCGCGCTGATCGCAGCCGGGCGCGTGGACTGGTTCGCGGGCGTGGCGGCGTGCTTCGTCGGGATCACCCTGGGCGATGCCGGCGTGTGGCTCGTCGGCCGTGCGGCCGGGAGTCGGACATGGGTGAAGCGTCGGCTCCCGGAACCGCGGCTGGCGGAACTGACCGATTGGCTCGGGCGCCACGCCGGGGCCGCGGCGTTCGTCTCCCGGTTCCTGCCGGGCACGCGGGTGCCTCTGTTACTCGCCGCCGGCGTCACGCGCCGCGGCGGCTCGCGGTACTTGCTCTGGGCGTTCGTTGCCGCTCTGGTGTGGGTTCCGCTGGTGGTGCTGTCGGTCGCGCTGTTCGGCACGACGGTTCCGCGCTGGGTGCTCCTCGCGGGCGCGTGCGGGGCGCTAGTCGCACAGCGCGTGCTCTCACGCCTCGCAACGCGGACCGGCCGGGCACAGCTCCAGGCCAGTGTGTCGCGTCTGTGGCGATGGGAGTTCTGGCCGGCGTGGGTGTTCTACCTGCCACTCGTGCCGTGGTACTTCGCTCTGGGCGTCCGCTACCGGAGCTTCACGGTGTGGACGGCCGCGAACCCCGGCATCCCCGCGGGCGGCGTGGTGGGCGAATCGAAGTCCGACATCCTGGCGAAGCTCCCGCCGGAACGGATCGTTCCCACGCTCCTGGTTCCGGCGGGCACACACGCCGACCGTATCCGCACCCTTCGAGAAGCGATCGGGCACGGCTGGGCCTTCCCGCTGGTCCTGAAACCGGACGCCGGGCAGCGCGGCGCCGGCGTGAAAAAGGTGTCTGACGCGGTCGAGGCTGAGAAGTACCTGCTCGCGAACCCGGGACCGATCGTCGCGCAACCGTTCCATGCCGGGCCGTTCGAGGCCGGTGTTTTTTACTACCGCGTGCCGGGCGAGTCGGTGGGTCACGTGTTCTCGATCACCGACAAAGTGTTCCCGGTGGTCGTGGGCGACGGGCACTCCACGCTGGCGCATCTGATCTGGTCGCACCCGCGCTACCGGATGCAAGCCGCGACCTTCCTGACCCGGCACGCGGCCGATGCCGATCGGGTCATTGCTGCCGGTGAACGGTTCCCACTGGCGCTGGCGGGCAACCACTGCCAGGGAACATTGTTCCGCGACGGCGCACACCTCATCACCCCCGAACTGGAAGCCGCGTTCGATGCCGTTGCGAAGCAGTTCGAGGGGTTCTGGATCGGTCGGTTCGACGTGCGCTACGCCGACCCGAACGAGTTCCGCGCCGGCCGCGGGTTCGCGATCGTAGAACTGAACGGCGCGACCTCCGAATCGACCAATCTCTACGATCCCTCATGGTCCCTGTGGCGGGCGTACCGAACCCTCTTCCGCCAGTGGGAGCTACTGTTTCGAATCGGTGCCGCAAACCGCGCACTCGGCCACGCGCCGATCCGCGTGCGCGAGCTGTTCCGAGTGATCCGCAGTCACTACCGCGACCGCGCCGTCACAGCTCTGGCGGACTGA
- a CDS encoding acyl-CoA desaturase — protein sequence MEDHSADALGPCAARPRSQGWCAIRNALSNLTFLVTLLALLTIPFLELSVWPFLVAFGVAYGFGLSVTIGYHRYFAHRSFGTSRAFQFLLALGGCLAIQKGPLWWVATHRLHHRHSDRPDDPHSPVQGGFWHAHVGWMFASDTLFVDYAVVKDLRKYPELVWLDRLWLVPGMLFAGLCYLTMGWAGVVIGYCMPLVIMLQATYAVNSVCHLFGSRRFETPEQSRNNLWVALLTHGEGWHNNHHHAPYSARHGFAWYEFDLSYQVIRVLALVGVVWNVKVPPKHVMSGEERTAVEAPVAV from the coding sequence ATGGAAGATCATTCTGCGGACGCGCTCGGGCCGTGCGCGGCGCGGCCCCGCTCGCAAGGCTGGTGCGCGATTCGCAACGCCCTCTCGAACTTGACCTTTCTCGTCACCCTGCTCGCGCTTCTCACCATCCCGTTCCTCGAACTGAGCGTGTGGCCGTTCCTGGTCGCGTTCGGGGTCGCTTACGGGTTCGGCCTGAGCGTGACGATCGGCTACCACCGCTATTTCGCGCACCGGTCTTTCGGCACCTCGCGGGCGTTCCAGTTCCTGCTCGCGCTGGGCGGGTGCCTGGCGATCCAGAAGGGGCCGCTGTGGTGGGTGGCCACGCACCGGCTGCACCACCGGCACTCCGACCGGCCCGACGACCCGCACTCGCCGGTCCAGGGCGGGTTCTGGCACGCGCACGTGGGGTGGATGTTCGCGAGCGACACGTTGTTCGTCGATTACGCGGTCGTGAAGGACTTGCGGAAGTACCCGGAACTCGTCTGGCTCGACCGGCTCTGGCTCGTGCCCGGCATGTTGTTCGCGGGGCTCTGCTACCTGACGATGGGCTGGGCCGGCGTCGTGATCGGCTACTGCATGCCGCTCGTGATCATGCTCCAGGCGACGTACGCGGTGAACTCGGTCTGTCACCTGTTCGGTTCGCGGCGGTTCGAGACGCCCGAGCAGAGCCGGAACAACCTCTGGGTCGCGCTGCTGACGCACGGTGAGGGGTGGCACAACAACCACCACCACGCCCCGTACTCGGCCCGCCACGGGTTCGCGTGGTACGAGTTCGATCTGAGTTATCAGGTCATCCGGGTGCTCGCGCTGGTCGGCGTCGTGTGGAACGTCAAGGTGCCCCCCAAGCACGTCATGTCCGGCGAGGAGCGAACGGCCGTCGAAGCGCCGGTCGCGGTTTGA
- a CDS encoding FoF1 ATP synthase subunit delta/epsilon, with protein sequence MEHTGTADTGDLPKGRVRCVVVTPEKAVMDEIADLVILPMFDGELGVMPGRAPLIGRLGAGELRLTETGAVKRWFVEAGFVQVRANVVTVLTANAKPAETVTNEMATTAASQAAAMPATNPVERANKTRASDRAAGLLKVATKNRSS encoded by the coding sequence GTGGAACACACCGGGACCGCAGACACGGGCGACCTACCGAAGGGACGGGTGCGGTGCGTCGTCGTCACGCCCGAAAAGGCCGTGATGGACGAGATCGCGGACCTCGTCATCCTGCCGATGTTCGACGGCGAACTCGGCGTGATGCCCGGCCGCGCCCCGTTGATCGGGCGGCTCGGCGCTGGTGAACTCCGGCTGACGGAGACCGGCGCGGTGAAGCGGTGGTTCGTCGAGGCCGGGTTCGTTCAGGTGCGCGCGAACGTCGTGACCGTCCTCACGGCCAACGCCAAGCCGGCCGAGACCGTGACCAACGAAATGGCGACGACCGCGGCGAGCCAGGCCGCCGCGATGCCGGCCACGAATCCCGTGGAACGGGCGAACAAAACGAGGGCCAGCGACCGCGCCGCCGGGCTCCTGAAGGTCGCGACAAAAAATCGGTCTTCTTGA
- the atpD gene encoding F0F1 ATP synthase subunit beta, translating to MVSTATKTGKIVQIIGSTFDVEFEEGHLPAIYNALKVTAKTVGGVDIGLTGEVQQHLGGSRVRCVALGSTDGLVRGMDATDTGGPVSVPVGLETLGRVFNLLGDPIDGGGPVKTEGKRSIHREPPKFDELSPKAEVLVTGIKVIDLLTPLARGGKAGLFGGAGLGKTVILTELINRIAKVYKGYSVFAGVGERTREGNDLWLEMQETKTSAAADAKSVLESCAMVFGQMNEPPGARLRVALSALTMAEWFRDVTGTETLLFVDNIFRFSQAGSEVSALLGRMPSAVGYQPTLATEMGELQERITTTKDGAITSVQAVYVPADDPTDPAPANTFQHLDAFIYLERSISEKGIYPAIDPLASNSRLLDPQFVGERHFAVADRVKRILQRYRELQDIIAILGIEELSEDDKKNVARARRIERFLSQPFFVAEPFTGKPGNFTKLEDTIRSFEELCDGKWDHVPEGAFMYVGTIEEVAAAAEEAAKKAAAGK from the coding sequence ATGGTTTCCACCGCGACGAAAACGGGCAAGATCGTGCAGATCATCGGGTCCACGTTCGACGTGGAGTTCGAAGAGGGGCACCTGCCGGCGATCTACAACGCCCTCAAAGTGACCGCCAAGACGGTCGGCGGCGTGGACATCGGCCTCACCGGCGAGGTGCAACAGCACCTCGGCGGCAGCCGCGTGCGGTGCGTCGCCCTCGGTAGCACCGACGGCCTGGTGCGCGGGATGGACGCGACCGACACAGGCGGCCCGGTGTCGGTGCCGGTCGGCCTCGAAACGCTCGGCCGCGTGTTCAACCTGCTCGGCGATCCGATCGACGGCGGCGGCCCGGTCAAGACCGAGGGCAAGCGGTCCATCCACCGCGAGCCGCCGAAGTTCGATGAGCTGTCCCCGAAGGCCGAAGTGCTCGTCACGGGCATCAAGGTCATCGACCTGCTGACCCCGCTGGCCCGTGGCGGTAAGGCCGGGCTGTTCGGCGGGGCCGGTCTGGGCAAGACGGTGATTCTCACCGAACTCATCAACCGCATCGCGAAGGTCTATAAGGGCTACTCGGTGTTCGCGGGCGTGGGCGAGCGGACCCGCGAGGGCAACGACCTCTGGCTCGAAATGCAGGAAACGAAGACCAGCGCCGCCGCGGACGCCAAGAGCGTTCTGGAGAGCTGTGCGATGGTGTTCGGGCAGATGAACGAGCCGCCGGGCGCCCGGCTCCGCGTCGCCCTCTCGGCCCTCACGATGGCCGAGTGGTTCCGCGACGTGACGGGCACCGAGACCCTCCTGTTCGTGGACAACATCTTCCGCTTCTCGCAGGCCGGTTCGGAAGTGTCCGCGCTCCTCGGGCGCATGCCGAGCGCCGTGGGGTACCAGCCGACGCTCGCGACCGAAATGGGCGAGCTCCAGGAGCGCATCACCACGACGAAGGACGGGGCCATCACGTCCGTGCAAGCGGTGTACGTGCCGGCCGACGACCCCACCGACCCGGCCCCTGCCAACACGTTCCAGCACCTCGACGCGTTCATCTACCTGGAGCGGTCCATCTCGGAAAAGGGCATCTACCCGGCCATCGACCCGCTCGCGTCCAACAGCCGTTTGCTCGACCCGCAGTTCGTCGGGGAGCGGCACTTTGCTGTGGCCGACCGGGTGAAGCGCATCCTCCAGCGGTACCGCGAGCTCCAGGACATCATCGCGATTCTGGGTATTGAAGAACTGAGCGAGGACGACAAGAAGAACGTCGCCCGCGCCCGCCGCATCGAGCGGTTCCTCAGCCAGCCGTTCTTCGTGGCCGAGCCGTTCACGGGCAAGCCCGGCAACTTCACGAAGCTCGAGGACACCATCCGCAGCTTCGAGGAGCTGTGCGACGGCAAGTGGGACCACGTGCCCGAGGGCGCGTTCATGTACGTCGGGACGATCGAGGAAGTGGCCGCCGCCGCCGAAGAGGCCGCGAAGAAGGCCGCGGCCGGCAAGTAG